The genomic segment TTGCGGCTCGACATGCCGACCATCGGCGTGCAGACGGTCGAGGCGGCAGCGGCGGCGGGTCTTTGTGGAATTGTCGGGCAGGCGGGGGCGCTGCTCGTCGTGGACAAGGCGCGCGTCTATGCCCGCGCCGCCGAACTGGGACTTTTCATCTATGGACACGCCGCCCCCGCTCAAACCGACTAAGCTGATGCTGGTCGCCGCCGAAGCCTCCGGCGACATGCTGGGGGCCGGGCTGATGCGTGAATTGCAAAGGCAATCACCCGTTCCACTCACCTTTTGCGGCGTCGGTGGGCAGCGTATGGCCGAACTGGGCGTCAAGAGCCCGTTCGATATCTCAGAACTTTCGATTCTGGGCCTGATCGAAGGGCTGAAGGCCTATAGGCGCGTCAAGCTGCGTGTCGCGGATACGGTGGCGCAGGCGCTCAGGGAAAAGCCTGACGCTGTTGTGCTGATCGATTCGTGGGGTTTTACGCTGCGTGTGGCGCACGGCATCCGCGCCGTCCTGCCTGACGTGCCATTGATTAAATATGTTGGGCCGCAGGTGTGGGCCACCCGTCCGGGGCGTGCCAAAACACTGGCGCAAAGCGTTGATCTGCTGCTGGCCCTGCACCCGATGGACGCCCCCTATTTTGAAAAAGAGGGGCTAAAGACCGTCGTTGTGGGCAATCCGGCCCTGAATGTCGATTTCGGCACTGCCGATCCCGACGGTCTGCGCGGGCAACTGGACATAGGCGAGGCGCCTCTGCTGCTGGTCCTGCCGGGCAGCCGCCCCTCCGAAATCAAACGCCTGATGCCGGTCTTCCGTGAGACCATCGAGACCCTGTCGCGGCAGCGTCCCGAACTGATCTTCGTCGTGCCCGTGGCCGATACGGTGCGCGATCAGGTGCGCGACGGTCTGGCGGGCGTGCAGGCCCCGCTGCACCTGATCGACAACGAAACGGATAAACTTTCGGCCATGCGTGCGGCGACCGTGGCGCTCGCCTGTTCGGGCACGGTGACGACCGAACTGGCTTTGGCCGGCTGTCCGATGATCGTGGCCTATAAGGTCGAACCCCTGACCTATTTCCTGTTCAAACACATGTCGCCGCTTACCCACGTCACCCTGTTCAACATCATGGCAGGGAAGGGGGTGGCCCCTGAATTTATCCAGCACGACTGTACAACGGCCAATCTGGTCGCTGCGCTCAGCCACAGACTGGACGATCCGGCCTTCCGCGCTACCCAGATCGAGGCGCAATACGCCGCCCTCGACCTGATGGGCCGCGGACAACCGGCCCCGGCCATCCGCGCCGCCGAAGCCGTATTGCAGCACCTGAGCCTGACACAGATGTGAGGAGAGGGGTGCCCAGAGCGGTATGGTTTTAGGTAGAAGCATCATCCCGCTCTAAACTTCTGTTTTGTCGCGCAATTTTTCCGAAAAGTGCCAAGACGATTTCATGGCACTTTATCGGATTGCGCTCGAGATACCCCTTTCCCCATACCGATTCTCGCCCAATTCTGCGTCTATAGCGTCCCGTTCTGATATTCCCGTGATCCGTTTGGGCGTTAACTCAGGCTTAAGATGTCGGTAGCACATCCTTTACCATGATCCGATTTTCGTATCCTTTGGGGGGTATGACGCGCCGTGCGGCGGTGGCCTTGAGTCTGGCGGCTCTGGGCGGCAGCGTCTTGCGCCCTCAGCCGTCTATGCAGGGCGCGTCCGGCGGTATGGGGCCCGACGCACCTGCGCTGAAAGACTGGCCCACGCTGGACGCACTGGCGCAGGCCATGATCGACACCCGCCTGACGCCGGGACTGAGCCTGAGCATCATGCACAAGGGCGTCATGCTCTATTCCAGGGGGTTCGGGCAGTCGGATATCGACAGTGCGGTCTCTATCACGCCGCAAACGAGCCTGCGCATCGCCTCGATCACCAAGCAGTTCACCGCTGTGGCCATTTTGCTGCTGGCCGAACAGGGACAACTCAATGTCCATGATCCGCTATCGAAATTCCTGCCGGATTTTCCGCGCGCCGCTGAGGTCAGCCTGCACCAATTGATGAGCCACACCTCCGGCATGGGCGATTATATCAACCGTCAGGACCACAGCATTCTGGACGCGGCGCGTACCCGCGATTACAGCACAGACGACGTTCTCAAACTGATCCGTGCGGGCAAGCCGCTCTATCGCTTTGCACCGGGCATGGGATGGGCCTATTCCAATTCCGGCTATACCCTGCTGTCGTCGATCGTTGAGCGTTTATCGGGTCAGAGCTTTGCCGATTTTTGCCGCAAGCATCTGTTTGAGCGCGCGGGCATGGCCAATACGACCATCGACCAGAGCTGTGAGGTCACCAATGCCGTGACACGTGGCTATACGCCGACCAGAGGGGGCTTCCTGCCCAACCTGCCCGTATCGCCCACCTTCCTGCGCGGGGCCGGGGCCATCCGTTCGACAACCGAAGACCTGTGTCGCTGGCACGCGGCCCTGCTCAATCATCAGATCATCAAGCCCTACAGCCTTGAGGCCATGATGACACCGGCCCTGCTGAAAAACGGCAAACCCGCGTGGGAGCGCCAGGGCTATGAGCCCCTGAACTACGGCTTCGGTGTCGGGTTGGGCGTCACCGAAGACAGCCGCCGTTACTGCACACACGGCGGGCGGATCAACGGCTTCACGGGCCATCTGCGCAGTTTTATCGCCGAGCAGGTGACGCTGGCCATCCTCTATAATTGCGATGGCGGCGGGTCGGCGCAGTTCAGCGCCGCCCAGAAGGCGCTGAGGCAGGAGGCGTCGCGTCTGGGGCTCGAGGCCGCCAGCCAGACCTGACGAGTGTGGTGCCTTTGTCCCGCTCAGCCCTCTGATTAAACACAAAAAAAGCCCGCCGTTTCCGGCGGGCTTTTCTGTTTTAAATGAGGGATTTAGCCGCGTTGCGACAGCGGCACGAAGTCGCGTTGCGTTGCACCCGTATAGAGCTGACGCGGGCGGCCGATCTTCTGGCCCGGATCTTCGATCATTTCCTTCCACTGGGCGATCC from the Asticcacaulis excentricus genome contains:
- the lpxB gene encoding lipid-A-disaccharide synthase translates to MDTPPPLKPTKLMLVAAEASGDMLGAGLMRELQRQSPVPLTFCGVGGQRMAELGVKSPFDISELSILGLIEGLKAYRRVKLRVADTVAQALREKPDAVVLIDSWGFTLRVAHGIRAVLPDVPLIKYVGPQVWATRPGRAKTLAQSVDLLLALHPMDAPYFEKEGLKTVVVGNPALNVDFGTADPDGLRGQLDIGEAPLLLVLPGSRPSEIKRLMPVFRETIETLSRQRPELIFVVPVADTVRDQVRDGLAGVQAPLHLIDNETDKLSAMRAATVALACSGTVTTELALAGCPMIVAYKVEPLTYFLFKHMSPLTHVTLFNIMAGKGVAPEFIQHDCTTANLVAALSHRLDDPAFRATQIEAQYAALDLMGRGQPAPAIRAAEAVLQHLSLTQM
- a CDS encoding serine hydrolase domain-containing protein, with protein sequence MTRRAAVALSLAALGGSVLRPQPSMQGASGGMGPDAPALKDWPTLDALAQAMIDTRLTPGLSLSIMHKGVMLYSRGFGQSDIDSAVSITPQTSLRIASITKQFTAVAILLLAEQGQLNVHDPLSKFLPDFPRAAEVSLHQLMSHTSGMGDYINRQDHSILDAARTRDYSTDDVLKLIRAGKPLYRFAPGMGWAYSNSGYTLLSSIVERLSGQSFADFCRKHLFERAGMANTTIDQSCEVTNAVTRGYTPTRGGFLPNLPVSPTFLRGAGAIRSTTEDLCRWHAALLNHQIIKPYSLEAMMTPALLKNGKPAWERQGYEPLNYGFGVGLGVTEDSRRYCTHGGRINGFTGHLRSFIAEQVTLAILYNCDGGGSAQFSAAQKALRQEASRLGLEAASQT